A window of Cytobacillus sp. FSL H8-0458 genomic DNA:
GCCGGTATCCATATAGAAAATATTTTTCTCGATGTTTTTATTCAGGAATGTCAGCAAGTCATTGATATTTTCAGCGAGTAAAGTTGCTTTTTGCATTTCATGTTTCACAATCATACTCTCCTTTGTTTTTTGTTCTGTTTAAGAAGAATTTATGAAAGAGAGTATGATCTTACTACATCAAAAAGGCCGGGAATCTGAAGTTCCCGGCCTTTTCGATTACATTATTTAAACCGGTAGAAAATTCAGCATTCCCAGTCAGGTTTACCCTTTCTCCAGCATGTCCTTAAGCGGATCCAGACATCTCTTTCTCTCCTTCACCCAGACCTCGCACCCCTGAAATGGATTGGCAGTTCCTAAGTACAGATTGCCATTTTCAGAGACAAACAGATTTCGGCATCCGTAATTTTTTGGATTGCCAAGCCCATTAATCGTCACAGGAAACCAGTGAATGCCATCAGGCGACTTCCATAGACTAAATCCAAAAGTCAAACGGGTTGCGGGAGAAATCAGGGCAAAGAAAAGATCAGATATACATTCAATCGGAAGTAAACGCAACAGCGGATTCTCGCTCCATAAGCTTTTCAGCACCTCGGGCAAAAGCGGTGGAATAAGGTCTGTCCAGTCCCAGGTTCCCAGGTACAGCCAGCCGTTATATTCTTTCAGCTGCCAGCAATAGCCATTGGCAATATTGCCAAATCCCGATGGAATTCCGCTTATGGCCGTACCTCTTGTCCCGGTTTCAGGATTCGATGGTTCAACAGGCTTGCTTCCAATGACCAGTTCCCATTGATCATTTTTATCAATTCGAATTAAGTCAAATCCCTTTGGTGTTACTAACCGATCATTCGGATCAAGACTGAAGATGCCAAAATAAACGGCTGTACCAAGGTATAAATATTCTTTATAGATTTCGAGGCTTAATGGCACCTCATTCCTCGCATCGCCTGCTCCTTTGTCAACAACCTTTACCCAGCTGTCTGCCCCAGGATTCTCATCTTTGGATCGCCATAATTGGAAGCCTTCCGGCAGGGCTGTCCCAATATACAATCTATTATTGAAGCTCGACATAATAATTCCATTACCCTGTGGGTTTTTTTCCGGATCCCCTGACAGATCAATTTGCTCCCAGCCATTTTGTTCGGGATCTTCGCTCACATACAGCAATGTATTCGAAACCTGAAGCTCGTTTCCTGGAAGCGCGGCCAAGTAAAGTTTATCGTTATGGACCACCATTGTTCTCGTTGATCCGCCCTGCAATAAGCTTGGCAGGACACGCCACCCTTCTTCATCTGTATATTTCAAAACAAGCAGGTTTGGACTAAAAGTAGCACAGCCGGCATATAAAGCCTCTTCTCCAGAAGGTGATTTATAGGAAATCATAAACCGGAAGCCAACAATTCCAAGAGAAGGTTCTTTAAAGACCCGCTCCCATTCCCCGCTGCCATCCTTTTTATAACGCCAGATTTCACCGCTAAAGTCAGGATTCTTTGGAGTCAATTCCTCAGGCACCTCAATATCGCCAAATATAGCTCCGCTCGAAAGGACCGAGTAGACAATATTACGGCCTGTCCCAACATAAAGATACTCTCCAAACTCGGCAACAGACCATGCGTAATTGTTCTGCATGGCATTGTCCTTACTGGTACTATCAAATCCGTTAACCGGGGTAATCTTCTTAAAGCCAGATACATTTAACCCCATTGCTTTTGCACCTCTTTTTCGCTTTTTAATAGAATATGCGAAAGCGTGAAAAACGCAGGGGCACTTGTCTTGGACAAGGGTGAATTTGCCGGGAAATGGAGGAATATCCTAAGAGTGTTACCCGCTCAATGGCTTCTTTCACAAGAAAAGGGTTAGATCGACTCCAAAAGAAATGCAGAACCCAAAAAAAACAGCCCCATTTAACAAAAATAGGGCTGTTTTATGAAAGTGCTATTGTTTTATACTCGATAACTTTCCTGTTTGATGCAGTCTATTTCAGCAATCCTTCCTCCTTAAGATACTCTCTTGCAGTTTCTTCAGGACTCGCACCTTCAACATTTACTTTGTAGTTCATTTCACGCATTTCATCATCACTTATCTTACCATCCAGCTTATTTAAAGCTTTGACAAGCTCAGGATGCTTTTCAGCGGTTTCTTCTCGCAGCAGCGGGGCTCCCTGATAAGGAGGAAAAAGGTGTTTGTCATCCTCCAGGACAGTGAGGTTGTATCTGGCAATTTCACTATCTGTAGAATAAGCGTCCACTAAGTTGATCTCACCTTTTTCAATTGCACCATAGCGCAGCTTGGGCTCCATGGTTAAAACAGTTGGAAAGTCCAGGCCATACAGCTCCTGAATACCCCGATAGCCATCTTCCCGATCTGAGAATTCAAGGGTGAAGCCGGCTTTTATGTTTTGTTCGACTGATTTCAGATCTGAAATTGACTGCAGTTCATACTCTTCAGCCAGTTTCTCAGGTACTGCCAAAGCATACGTGTTATTGTAAGCCATCGGTTCTAACAGCTCCATGCCGAATTGTTCCTTCATTCCTTTTCTCGCCTGCTCATATACCTCTCTGCGATCAGTGCTTACTGCTGTCTCTTTTATAAATTCAGCAATGGCTGTACCGGTAAACTCAGGATACACGTCAATACTGTCAGACTTCAGAGCATTAAAGACGAATGATGTTTTTCCTAATCCTGGTTTTAACTCGACAATAAGGTCGGTTTCATTTTCAATCAGCAATTTGTACATATTGATCAGGATTTCCGGTTCTGAACCAAGCTTCCCGCCAATGACAATATTCTCTTCTGATTTATTAGTCAGCATCGGTATCGCCATAACCAGTATCATTGCACCAATAAAGACTCCCAGCGCTGTGAGCGATCGTTTAAAAGACATATGCTCGAATCGTCGCAGCAGCATATCAAATAGGATTGCCAATATGGCTGCAGGTATGGCCCCAAGAACGATCAGTGCAGTATTATTTCGGTCGATTCCAAGGAGGATCAGTTCTCCCAAGCCTCCTGCTCCAATTAAAGCAGCAAGAGTAGCTGTTCCGACAATTAAGACCATAGCCGTCCGGATACCGGCCATAATAACAGGCATGGCAAGAGGAAGTTCTACCTTCATGAGCCTTTTTCTCCTGTTCATTCCCATTGCCCTTGCCGCTTCAATAATGGAATCATCTACTTCCTTTATGCCTGTATATGTATTTCTCAGAATGGGCAAGAGGGCATACACGACTAACGCGATAATAGCAGGCACTTTGCCTATTCCGAACAAAGGAATCAAAAGACCAAGCAAAGCTAATGAAGGAACTGTCTGCAATACGGCCGTCACGCCAATAATCCCTTCTGCGATTTTTTGTTTGTTAGTCAGATAAATTCCAAGCGGAATCGCAATCAGGACTGCAAAAAACAAAGCGATAAGCGAAATCTGTATATGCTCAATAAGTACACTTAATAATTGCCCTTTCCTTTCATTAAAAACAGAGCTCAAGGTGTTCATGACCTCACCTCTTTCTGTTTGCTGCGAGCCAGTTTACGAATGACGGCCTGCCTGTTAATCATTCCAATGATGGCTCCGCCTTCTTCCACAGCAAGTTCTTCATGAGTGGCCAATAAGCTAAGCGTTTCTTCCAATGAAGCCGTGGCGGAAATGACTGACCCGTTCTGTTTTGCTTCTGATATCGGCAGGAGGATTTCATGTAGGCTGAATCCCTTCATGTACGGTCCCTGCTCTTCCCCTACAAACTGACGGACAAATTCGTTCTCCGGATTAGAAAGCAGCTCTTCTGGTGTGCCAATTTGAACGATTTCCCCTTCCTTCATGACACAAATACGATCGCCAAGCTTTAAAGCTTCCTTCATATCATGTGTGACAAACACTATGGTTTTCTTTATTTTTTTCTGAAGGCGGATTAGGTCATCCTGAAGCTTTTCCCTGCTTAGGGGATCCAGCGCACTAAAAGGCTCGTCCATCAGGATGATAGGCGGATTGGCTGCCAGTGCCCTTGTTACCCCAACTCTTTGCTGCTGTCCACCTGAAAGTTCATGCGGCTTTCGGCTCCGGTATATGTCAGGCTCCAATCCGACCATTTCCAATAACTCATCAATCCGTTCTTTAATTTTCACCTGCTCCCAATTCTTGAGCTCCGGTACGATCGCGATATTTTCCCCAATTGTCATATGAGGAAAAAGGGCAATCTGCTGAAGGACATAGCCAATATCCCAGCGGAGCTCATGTATGTCATAGTCACTGATCCGTTTGCCATTTATGAAAATCGTTCCTGATGTCAAGGGAATCAGCCTATTAATCATCTTCATAACAGTGGTTTTTCCTGAACCGCTCGGACCAATAATCACGAAGAACTCGCCTTCTTTTATATGTAAATTGATTGAATCTACAGCTTGGGTACCATCCCGATACTTTTTCGACACGTTGTCAAACTGAATCATTGCTCCACCCCTCTAATATGTTTACATCTAAATTATTCCCTTAACAAATTACTGAAAAACGTTCCTTCCTGCGTTTTCTTTTTTGCTGTTATACTATCATACAAATAGACAGGAAACATTTCTATTATAAAAACCCAAAAAAACAGCCTCCTGCATTGGAGGCTGCCTGTTATTAATCGGGAGATCTTTTCAGTTTCTTAAAGAGGTCCGGAAAGTCTTTTCTGATTGCTTCGCGGATATCCCCAAATGCAAGATGGCGAATGGGATAGGTTTTTACTTTCTTTAAGGTGGAATGCGGGTTTCCTATAAAAATATTAACAGTTTCTTCTAAAAACCTTTCCTGCTGAAAAAGATGATTGTTTCGATTTCCAAAGACTTTGTTTTCTGTCTGTTCATAAATAACGTAATAGTTTTCAATGATTTCACCACGGAACATTTCCTGCGTCTCAATTACTTCGTATACTTTCATCGGTATCAGTCTCCCTTTTAAATAAATTCAAAGTGACGAAAGTGATCAATTCAATCCCATTGGCAAAACCAGCAGCTTTATATTTTGGATACTATGATGTATTTCACTTGAACATGCCTTCGCATGCTAATTTCATTCTATTGACTTATTATTTGGTTCAGTATAATTTCGATTCGGGCTGCACCTGTTTCCTGGGCTGCTTTTATTACGGCATCTCTTACTGCAGGGACAACCCGGCTGTCGAGCGGCCCTGGAATAACATAATCAGGTGTCAGGTCTGTAGCGTCGATTAATCCGGCAATAGCTTCGACAGCTGCCATTTTCATTTCTTCATTAATCTCAGTAGCCCTGACGTCCAGGGCTCCTCGGAAAATACCAGGGAATGCGAGGACATTGTTCACCTGATTCGGCAAGTCTGATCTTCCTGTTCCAACGACTTTAGCGCCTGCCTCTTTCGCCTCATCCGGCATGATCTCAGGAACTGGATTGGCCATGGCAAAAATGATGGAATCCGGACTCATCGTTTCGACCATCTCCTTTGTTAAGGCACCGGCAGAGGAAACCCCGATGAACACATCCGCGCCAATGATAACATCCTCAAGCAGACCTCTACGCTTTCCTGGATTGGTGATTTTCGCAACAGACTCTTTGACAGGGTTCATTCGATCTTGCCTTCCTTCATAAATCGCTCCCTTTGTGTCACACATGATGATATCTTTTGCTCCCATATTAAGGAGCAGCTTGATAATCGCAATTCCAGCCGCACCAGCCCCATTGATTACGATTTTTATTTCATCCATTTTTTTACCGGCAAGCTTCAGCGCATTGATTAAACCGGCTGCTGTTACGATTGCTGTTCCATGCTGGTCATCATGAAAAACGGGGATATTCATTTCCTGCTTCAGCCGTTCTTCGATGTAAAAGCAATTGGGTGCCGCGATATCCTCCAGGTTAATGCCCCCAAAGGAAGGCTGCAGCAGCCGGACTGTATTAATGATTTCTTCGGGATCCTTCGTATCAAGGCAAATCGGAACCGCATCAACCCCTGCAAAAGCTTTAAATAGTGCAGCCTTCCCCTCCATCACAGGCATGGAGGCTTCAGGGCCAATATCGCCAAGTCCCAGTACAGATGTTCCGTCAGAGACCACGGCAATTAAGTTTCCTTTTATTGTATAATCATAGACTTTCTCAGGCTGGTCATGGATTCTTCGGCACGGCTCTGCCACTCCAGGGGAATAGGCTAAGCTTAAATCCTTCATGCTGTTCAGAGGCATTTTTACATCGACCGTTAACTTCCCTTGAAACTTCTCATGAAGCAGTAAAGATTCTTTCTGCAAATCCATTCTATCCATCTCCCCTTATTGAATATTGTTAATTTTCAGTATTTGTTGTAGATTATTATATAATGAGTGGCATCCATAAATGAAATACATATAATCTATAATTCTTATGCCTTTTGGTTATAAGAAAGGAGTGAAGTGTTTGGATATCCGGCATTTAGAATATTTTGCTGAAGTGGCACAGCATTTAAGCTTCACAAAAGCATCACAGACCCTGCATGTCACCCAGCCTTCAATCAGCAAAGCCATCAAAAATCTCGAAGGCGAACTGGGAGTGCCTCTATTTTATCGGTCATCGAAGCAGCTTGAATTAACTGATGCTGGAAAAGCGGTGTTAATCAATGCGAAAAAAGTGCTGGACGCATTTCAGAACCTGACATTGGAGTTAACAGATTTAATGGAGCTGAAGGGCGGTGAGATCAAAATAGGCATACCTCCCATAGTCGGCGCAGCCTTCTTTTCGAAGCTTATCAGCCAATATAAAGAAAAGTTCCCATTGATCGAAATTAAATTAACAGAAGTCGGCACGAAGAAAATAAAAAAAGGGGTAGAAGATGGCACATTGGATATTGGCCTTATTTGCACGGTTCCGGCCCAGGGAAGCGGTTTTGAAATAATCAACGTCCTAAGGGATCCCTTAATGCTCATTATCCACCGGGAGCATAGGCTTGCTTCGAAAAAAGAAGTGCATTTTTCAGAATTAGCCAAAGAGCCTTTCATCCTCTACAGGAAAGATTTCACCCTCTATGATCTGATTATTGAGGAATGCTTAAACAGCGGCTTTCAGCCTAATATCGTCTGTGAAAGCTCGCAAAAGGACTTCCTGCTGGGAATGGTTGAAGGAAAACTGGGAATCACCATGCTGCCAAGCAAAATCTGTCAAAATATAAACTGCAATGACCTTGTGGTTCTGCCAATCTCTGAATCTGCTGTTAATTTAGAGCTCGGGATGATTTGGAAAAAGGATAAGTACTTATCGTTTGCGGTCCGGGAGTTTATCGCCAGTGCTGAGACTTATTTGGAGGAAGGGCTATGAAACGGCCGTCGCAAATTTTAAAAGTGCGACGGCTTTTCACCTTCTGTATTATTGTTTACAAGCCTTAACAAATGCATCAAATATGGCTTTTGAAGGGTTATCATTCTTTTGTGTCATGCATTCAGGGTGCCACTGTACCCCTAATGCAAAGCGATGCTCTTTACTCTCAAAAGCCTCAATAACCCCATCATTGGCCTCTGCACATACCTCAAAATTTTCAGGCATTTTGCGGACAGCCTGATGATGATAGCTATTTACTTTAAAGCTTTGCATTCCAGTAACTTTGTGGAGGAGAGAATCACTTTTCACATTCACAAAGTGAGTCGCATGCCATCGGGGTGCTTTTTGGCCATGCTGCAGCAAAGGTACGCCCATTTGGGAAAAGATGTCCTGATACATATCACCCCCAAGAGCAATACTGAGAATTTGGCAGCCCCTGCATATGGCTAAGATTGGTTTATCTCGAGCAAGCATTTTATGAATCATGCTGATTTCGAATGCATCTCTTTCCGGACAAATACTGCCCAGCTTTTGATGGGGTTCTTCACCAAATAGTGTTGGGTCGATGTCCCCCCCGCCAGTAAGCAGCAGCCCGTCAAGCGTTTCAGCTAATTTTTCATTTTGGTCATCATCCAGAAGATTGGGCACAACAATTGGTACGGCCCCTGCGTTTATCAATGAATGGATATTATCCATTGATACAGAAAGGTTATGATCATCTAAATTTGACGTAACTCCAATAATTGGTTTCATTTCGGCACCTCTGGTTATATAGTTTAGAAGATTATTCTATAGAACCGGGAAAAAATCCTATCTGCCCTAAAAAAAGAACTGCCCTGCAGTCAGTATTCCTGACTTTGGGACAGTCCATGTTTGCTATTAATAGGGATCCGTTTCATGGCTTTTCTCAACCGCTTCTTTTGATGCCTGGTTTTCAGCGATTGAACCCTGGCCATATTTAGATCTTCCAGCGTCACGGCCTGGAATTTGTTTTTCCCCGCTCATCGCCTGGATCTCTTTCATGACTTTCTCGGTTTCTTCCTTGACACGGCGGCCATAGTCTTCATCAGCCTGTGTAAAATGCTCAAACATAGCATCCTGAATCCGTTTGTCGCATAGCGCTAGAGCTACAGACAGGTTTTTGATCAGTTCATCTCGCTCCCAGTCATCAAAGCTCCTGTAAGTATGGCCGGCCTGGCCGTAATTATTTGGCCGATCGATCGGTGCGCTCATGGCTGCCGCATTATAAGTTGGCCGATGCGGGGTGCGCCCTTCTTCAGGTGCTTCCTTAAAGCCCCCCTTCATCGATGGCTCATAGTTTATATGCGGATTTTCCCCAGACTCCCTTGGGTCACGAGTGTCCATTTGCCCTCGCTGCTGATTTGTGCGCACAGGTGCTTTAGGTGCGTTCACAGGTAATTTCAGATAGTTCGCTCCAACGCGATAACGCTGTGTATCGGAATATGAGAAAGTCCGGCCCTGCAGCATCTTATCATCCGAAAAATCCATTCCGTCGACAAGCACCCCAGTACCGAAGGCAGCCTGCTCAATCTCAGCATGGTAATCTTCCGGATTGCGATCAAGAACCATACGGCCAACAGGAAGCCAAGGAAACTGATCCTCCGGCCAAAGCTTGGTATCATCAAGGGGATCAAAATCCAATTCTGGATGGTAATCATCCTCCATGATCTGTACAAAAAGCTCCCATTCCGGATAATCTCCCCGTTTAATCGCCTCAAATAAATCCTGTGTAGCATGCCCGACATTTTTAGCCTGAATCTCGCTTGCCTCTTCCTGTGTCAAATTGCGGATCCCCTGCTTCGGCTCCCAGTGATATTTCACAAGTACAGCTTCCCCTTTTTCATTCACCCATTTATAGGTATTGACACCTGATCCCTGCATATGACGGTATGTAGCGGGTATTCCCCAAGGTGAAAACAGGAATGTAATCATATGTGTTGCCTCTGGTGTCCTGGATACAAAGTCAAACATCCGCTCGGGATTTGGCACATTTGAAACAGGATCAGGCTTGAAGGCATGAATCATGTCAGGGAACTTCATCGCATCACGAATAAAGAAGATCTTCAGGTTATTGCCGACTAAATCCCAGTTTCCGTCCTCAGTATACATTTTTACGGCAAAGCCTCTAGGATCACGTGCTGTTTCCGGTGAATCCTTTGCACCAGCCACAGTTGAAAAACGGACCATCAATGGCGTCCTCTTTCCTGCACCTGAAAAGACCTTAGCTCGGGTATACTTCTCAACCGGCTCATCTCCCACTTTTCCGTATGTTTCAAAGTAACCGAATGCCCCTGCACCTCTGGCGTGAACCACACGCTCCGGAACCTCTTCCCTGTCAAAATGGGAGATCTTCTCAATGAAATGATAATTTTCCAAGGTCGCTGGTCCCCGATTGCCTATCGTGCGAATGTTTTGGTTATCCGTAACAGGATGCCCCTGCCGAGTTGTCAGTGTCTCACGATTAACATTCTGCTCATTTGCTGGATTCATATCTTTGTTATCTGCCACACTCGAACCTCCTAAAAATGAATGACCATATTTTTTACTCGGGTTCGAAAATTTATACCTGAATTCACTCTAAATGTTAGGTATTGGAAATGCCTCCATAAAAGGATGCCTTGTTAATCACACCCATCAAAATGGAAGTGAAACCTTATTCCTAAAAGTACTTAATTTATTTCGTCCGAATAATGTTCATGCCTTTGTAAAAAATATTCTTGTCCAGGGGGAGGTGTAGACATGCCGAATCTTAATGATAACAAGTTCAAAAAAATTCAATCTGAGAGCCAAAAGCAGGGTAAAACATACGAAGAGTATGCTGCTGAACTAGAAGCGAACAAAATGAAGGCACAAAAAAGAAAATAATTGATAGTTAGGCAGGGAATATCGCTCCTGCCTTTTTAGCTGCCCTGCTAAGCAGTGAAAGTCGCTGTAAGTATCTTTTCCGGATCCTTAACAATGTATAATCCAAGGGGTATATTTAATAATTTGTCCTTATCCCGGTCATAGTTTGTTAACATTTACGCATTACAATGTAAATGTACCGAAACATCATAAAGCCCTTTTTCTTTACCCCTTCAGGTCCGGCCCTTTTTAAGCGGCCGGATTTTTTATGTGTTTCTTTTTACCGCTGGGCAAAAGATTTCCGCTAACTGCCTGAAAAAATTGAAAAGCCCCTCTCACAATGAGAAGAGCTTTCCATTCATCCTTTGCCAGCCTGAAATCCAGGATATTGTGTCATGCCGCCATCAGCATACAAGGTCATTCCGGTGACATAGCTTGCTTCAGTGGATGCCAGCCATACTGCACAAGCTGCTATTTCTTCGGGCTTGCCGATGTAGCCCATGGGAATAAGCTCAACAACACCTTTTTTCAATTTCGGGTCTGCGAATTTTTCTGCATTAATGGGTGTATCAATAGCACCAGGGGCAATGCAGTTCACCCGGATCCCGTGCGGGGCAAATTCAAGCGCAAGGGTCTCGGTCATCAATTTGACTCCGCCTTTACTTGCTGCATAATGAACAAAATGAGGCCATGGAATTTCCTGATGAACTGATGACATATTTATGATCGAGCCTTTTATTTTGTTTTCCAGCATGTAGTCAATCGCTTCACGGCAGCCTAGAAACTGTCCCGTTAGATTTGTCGAAATAACTTTATTCCAATCCTCCAGGGTAAGTTCTTCAGTTGGTACTTCATTTTCAATTCCCGCGTTATTGATCATGACGTCGAGAGAACCGAACGTTTTAATGGCATGTGCGATCATTCTTTTAATATCCTCTTCCTTTGTAACATCCCCCTGTATGGCAGAGGCACTGCCGCCGGCTTTCTCTATCGTTTCTATGATCCCCTGCACTTCCTGTTCCTCATTAAAATAATTGATGACAACCTTCGCTTTTTCAGCACCGAACCGTTCTGCCATTGACTTTCCCAGCCCGGTCGCTGCGCCGGTAATAACGACAACTTTTCCTTCAAGACTTGGATACATAAGATCACTCCCTTATTTTTTTGTAAAGCCAAGCAATACTCCGCCAGCGATAATAAACAAACAGCCAAGGAGAACCATAAACACCTGTTTTTTGCTTTTCCGCTCATCTAAAAAGAATAGCCCGCCAATGGTCGAAATAACTATTCCGGTCTGAGAAAGTGAAAAGCTGGTGGCAACGCCGATCTTCGGCAGTGAAAGCAGCAATCCCAGATTCCCCGTGCTCCAAATAAGCCCCGTAATGATATTCCGGACAGCAAATTTGTTATATGGCTTGCGGCGCAGAGTAATGAGGAATGCTCCTATTACCATCCCAATCGCCTGCGGCAGGATGGCAGACCAGCCGTCAATTTCAAACCAGCGGATTAGTACGACATACCCGACAAATCCAGCTGTCGATAATAGTAGTACAAGCAGGCCTTTCTTGAGGCTTTTTCCCTGTTCCTTGTCATCTCCCTGTTTCAAAGAAGTCAGAACAGCACCGACAATAATACAGACCAGAGAAGTGACTCCAATGATAATGCTCATCCTTGTTTCCCATTCTTTAAAAATGAATACTCCAAAAAAAGTTGTTCCAATAAGCTGCAGGCCTGTGGACATCGGAGCTGTCTTGGCAACTCCCAAATAGCGGACTGCCCCAAACTGATTTTTCTGCCCGATCGACCAGAACAAACCAGAAATAAAGCCGACTGCCCAAACGATATTGGACAGATCCGGTCTCTTGAAAAGATAGACCGCGATGGCAAATAATAGGGCTCCTATTGTTGTACCTAGCGTCTGGCTGTCCTCGTCCCCGCCAAGCTTGTTGCTGACAAATACAATGCTGCCCCATGAAACCGCTGCAATGAGGGCTAATAGAATTCCTGTCATGGTGTGTACCTCATCTTTCGATCTTATGTACATTTTTAGATTGCAGTTATATAAGGACTCTTATTCCACAAGCAAAAAAGTATTGATTTATTTATTATCATTCCACATATTTAAAACCCTAAAACCATTATTAACAGCAACCTATCTATTTAATAGTCGTTTAACAGATATTTCAATATAATAATTTATCGCACAATTTATAATATTTGTGTTAAACTAACAAATATCACTGTCGGATAACAGTGATAAGCCATTATTCTCTTTTATATAATAATCACTTCGGAGGGAATCGAATGAAAAACGCAATCAGCAAGTGGAACCAAATAAGCCTGGTAAAAAGAATTCTGCTGGGCATCATCGCAGGCATAGCCCTCGCTTTGACTATTCCGAAAGCAGCGGGATGGGTCTCTATCTTCGGTACATTATTTGTAAGTGCATTAAAAGCAGTAGCACCCGTACTGGTTCTTTTCCTGGTCATGCATGCCATTTCCAAACACAGAAGCGGCCAGCAGACGAATATGAAGTCCATTATAGCTCTTTATGGTGTAAGCACCTTTTTAGCCGGACTTGTCGCCGTTGTAGCAAGTTTTATTTTCCCTGTTACCCTTTCACTTGCGCCGGGAGCAGAGGATGTAACACCTCCAGGAGGGATAGCAGAAGTTCTTACAACACTGCTGACTAATGTTGTGGACAACCCGGTCAATGCACTGATCAACGGCAATTATATCGGGATTCTGACTTGGGCCATCCTTCTTGGCATTGCCTTAAGAAAAGCAGCTGACACTACAAAAAACATGCTCGCAAATTTTTCGGATGCCATTTCGACTCTAGTAAAATGGGTGATCAGCTTAGCTCCAATCGGAATTATGGGTCTTGTGTTTGATGCGATTGTCAGCAACGGGCTTTCTGCACTGATGGATTACGGTAAGTTACTGCTCATCCTACTGGGCTGCATGTTCTTTATTGCTCTGGTTGTGAATCCTCTTATCGTATTTTTAAATATTCGCAGAAATCCATATCCGCTTGTGTTTAGATGCTTACGAGAAAGCGGAATTACAGCGTTCTTTACACGCAGCTCAGCAGCCAACATTCCTGTAAATATGAGCTTATGCGAAAAGCTTGGGCTGGATGAAGATACGTATTCCGTATCTATCCCATTAGGCGCAACGGTTAATATGGCAGGTGCAGCTGTTACAATTTCTGTTCTGACTCTTGCAGCGGTTCACACATTAGGTATTCAAGTAGACTTTGGAACAGCCCTAATCCTTAGTGTGTTAGCAGCAGTCTCTGCAGCAGGTGCTTCAGGTGTTGCAGGCGGATCCCTTCTTCTCATTCCTTTAGCAGCCAGCTTATTCGGAATTCCGGATGACGTAGCGATGCAGGTTGTCGGGGTAGGATTTATTATTGGTGTATTACAGGATTCATGTGAAACAGCCCTTAACTCTTCCTCAGATGTTCTATTTACTGCTACAGCAGAATATGCGAAGAAGCGCA
This region includes:
- the opuFB gene encoding osmoprotectant update ABC transporter permease/substrate-binding subunit OpuFB (The ABC transporter OpuF is widely distributed in Bacillus species other than B. subtilis. OpuFA is the ATP-binding subunit, while OpuFB is a fusion of permease and substrate-binding subunits.), coding for MNTLSSVFNERKGQLLSVLIEHIQISLIALFFAVLIAIPLGIYLTNKQKIAEGIIGVTAVLQTVPSLALLGLLIPLFGIGKVPAIIALVVYALLPILRNTYTGIKEVDDSIIEAARAMGMNRRKRLMKVELPLAMPVIMAGIRTAMVLIVGTATLAALIGAGGLGELILLGIDRNNTALIVLGAIPAAILAILFDMLLRRFEHMSFKRSLTALGVFIGAMILVMAIPMLTNKSEENIVIGGKLGSEPEILINMYKLLIENETDLIVELKPGLGKTSFVFNALKSDSIDVYPEFTGTAIAEFIKETAVSTDRREVYEQARKGMKEQFGMELLEPMAYNNTYALAVPEKLAEEYELQSISDLKSVEQNIKAGFTLEFSDREDGYRGIQELYGLDFPTVLTMEPKLRYGAIEKGEINLVDAYSTDSEIARYNLTVLEDDKHLFPPYQGAPLLREETAEKHPELVKALNKLDGKISDDEMREMNYKVNVEGASPEETAREYLKEEGLLK
- a CDS encoding ABC transporter ATP-binding protein codes for the protein MIQFDNVSKKYRDGTQAVDSINLHIKEGEFFVIIGPSGSGKTTVMKMINRLIPLTSGTIFINGKRISDYDIHELRWDIGYVLQQIALFPHMTIGENIAIVPELKNWEQVKIKERIDELLEMVGLEPDIYRSRKPHELSGGQQQRVGVTRALAANPPIILMDEPFSALDPLSREKLQDDLIRLQKKIKKTIVFVTHDMKEALKLGDRICVMKEGEIVQIGTPEELLSNPENEFVRQFVGEEQGPYMKGFSLHEILLPISEAKQNGSVISATASLEETLSLLATHEELAVEEGGAIIGMINRQAVIRKLARSKQKEVRS
- a CDS encoding NAD(P)-dependent malic enzyme; the protein is MDLQKESLLLHEKFQGKLTVDVKMPLNSMKDLSLAYSPGVAEPCRRIHDQPEKVYDYTIKGNLIAVVSDGTSVLGLGDIGPEASMPVMEGKAALFKAFAGVDAVPICLDTKDPEEIINTVRLLQPSFGGINLEDIAAPNCFYIEERLKQEMNIPVFHDDQHGTAIVTAAGLINALKLAGKKMDEIKIVINGAGAAGIAIIKLLLNMGAKDIIMCDTKGAIYEGRQDRMNPVKESVAKITNPGKRRGLLEDVIIGADVFIGVSSAGALTKEMVETMSPDSIIFAMANPVPEIMPDEAKEAGAKVVGTGRSDLPNQVNNVLAFPGIFRGALDVRATEINEEMKMAAVEAIAGLIDATDLTPDYVIPGPLDSRVVPAVRDAVIKAAQETGAARIEIILNQIISQ
- a CDS encoding LysR family transcriptional regulator, whose translation is MDIRHLEYFAEVAQHLSFTKASQTLHVTQPSISKAIKNLEGELGVPLFYRSSKQLELTDAGKAVLINAKKVLDAFQNLTLELTDLMELKGGEIKIGIPPIVGAAFFSKLISQYKEKFPLIEIKLTEVGTKKIKKGVEDGTLDIGLICTVPAQGSGFEIINVLRDPLMLIIHREHRLASKKEVHFSELAKEPFILYRKDFTLYDLIIEECLNSGFQPNIVCESSQKDFLLGMVEGKLGITMLPSKICQNINCNDLVVLPISESAVNLELGMIWKKDKYLSFAVREFIASAETYLEEGL
- a CDS encoding gamma-glutamyl-gamma-aminobutyrate hydrolase family protein; translated protein: MKPIIGVTSNLDDHNLSVSMDNIHSLINAGAVPIVVPNLLDDDQNEKLAETLDGLLLTGGGDIDPTLFGEEPHQKLGSICPERDAFEISMIHKMLARDKPILAICRGCQILSIALGGDMYQDIFSQMGVPLLQHGQKAPRWHATHFVNVKSDSLLHKVTGMQSFKVNSYHHQAVRKMPENFEVCAEANDGVIEAFESKEHRFALGVQWHPECMTQKNDNPSKAIFDAFVKACKQ